TTAACGGTACTTATTCCCGTCGTGTATGAGTGTAGTGAAAAGAGTTAAAATAACAAAAGAAAAAGTACCTGTATTTGATTTCTTTTTTGATTACGCATTTGAGCCGACTGATATTTCTGAAATAAAAGTATTTACTACAAAAAGCCTGAAAGGGCATATATTGAATTTGCCGAAATAAATAGAGATAAAATCAAGTACGCTTTGCCGTTAGCCGCAGAAATAGGAGCAGACGCAATCATTAGCAGTTATTACCAAAGTAAAATGACCGACATCGTCGACAAAGAACATGGTAACACTTATAGTTATTCCCAGACAATAGGCAGCGTTAGCACATCTTTCAACAGCGAAAAATACGGCGTATCGATAGACAGGGTGAAAACGATAGCAATAAAATTTATAGATAAAGAAAACAAAGAAATTCCCGTCAAAATGTCCTATGATATAATAGAAACAACTCGCAAGAGGATTGGGAAAGAATTTTTTTTGCTAAGACTTTTTAAGGCAGTATTTTATATAAAGCAATATCCGAGAGCGACACGAGAAGATTTAAAAGATTTGGTTAAAATAAAATACAATGAAGCAACGGAATAAACTTTTTTATAAAACGAAACGGATAATCCGTGTGGAGACAGGCTTATCCGTTTGTATAGAGTAAAAGAAACGGATTTTATAATATTGCAAAGACAGCCGATAAACACATTGTTCATTACATTTAAAAAAGTATTTAAAAAAGCACAAATAAAAGATGTAAGTTTCCATACATTAAGGCATACGTTTGCAAGTTATCTAGTAATAAACGGCATAAGCATATACACAGTCAGTAAATTACTAGGACATAGTAAAATAGAAACAACAATGATATACGCACACCTATCAAAAGAGCATTTAA
The genomic region above belongs to Candidatus Endomicrobium procryptotermitis and contains:
- a CDS encoding tyrosine-type recombinase/integrase, with amino-acid sequence MQRQPINTLFITFKKVFKKAQIKDVSFHTLRHTFASYLVINGISIYTVSKLLGHSKIETTMIYAHLSKEHLKASVDSLKF